One Parageobacillus sp. KH3-4 genomic region harbors:
- a CDS encoding thiamine pyrophosphate-dependent dehydrogenase E1 component subunit alpha: protein MAISIDHLIWMYETMYKIRYYEDKMAEAYAEGKNPVFNIGAGPVPGEMHLATGQEPAAVGICVHLKKEDTVTSPHRPHHHAIAKGVDLNRMTAEIFGKVTGLGKGKGGHMHLFDPDVKFSCGGIVGAGIPHALGAALAAKKKGTDWVAVAFIGEGAANQGAFHESLNMAALWNLPLIVVIENNQYGISVPKSASTSVPSNDIRAVAYGMKGYYVKDNDPIEMYHVSKEAVERARKGEGPSIIEIETYRYLGHFQGDPEVYRDKNEVTLLREKDPIVRMRQILMKEHGIEEQRLIELENKAKQEVEAAYQFARESDYPKPEDALKDLFV, encoded by the coding sequence TTGGCGATTTCTATCGATCATCTTATTTGGATGTACGAAACCATGTACAAAATTCGCTATTACGAAGACAAAATGGCAGAAGCTTATGCCGAAGGAAAAAATCCTGTCTTTAATATCGGTGCGGGGCCTGTACCGGGTGAAATGCATCTGGCAACAGGGCAGGAACCGGCTGCCGTCGGCATATGTGTTCATCTAAAGAAAGAAGATACGGTCACGTCTCCGCACCGTCCGCACCATCATGCGATCGCAAAAGGCGTTGACTTAAACAGAATGACCGCCGAAATCTTTGGAAAAGTGACTGGACTTGGAAAAGGCAAAGGCGGGCATATGCACTTATTTGATCCAGATGTCAAATTCTCTTGCGGCGGAATTGTCGGAGCTGGCATTCCCCATGCGCTTGGCGCAGCACTCGCGGCAAAGAAAAAAGGAACGGATTGGGTAGCTGTCGCTTTTATTGGGGAAGGGGCGGCCAACCAAGGTGCTTTCCATGAATCTTTAAATATGGCAGCACTTTGGAATTTGCCTCTGATTGTCGTGATTGAGAACAATCAATACGGAATTTCTGTCCCTAAATCCGCATCCACGTCCGTTCCATCCAATGATATAAGAGCGGTTGCTTATGGAATGAAAGGATATTATGTGAAAGATAATGACCCGATCGAAATGTACCATGTTTCAAAAGAAGCGGTGGAACGGGCGAGAAAGGGAGAAGGGCCATCCATTATTGAAATCGAAACTTACCGTTATTTAGGGCATTTCCAAGGAGATCCGGAAGTGTACCGCGATAAAAACGAAGTGACTTTGTTAAGAGAAAAAGACCCAATTGTCCGCATGCGCCAGATTTTAATGAAAGAACATGGAATAGAAGAACAGCGACTGATTGAATTGGAAAATAAGGCAAAGCAGGAAGTCGAAGCCGCCTATCAGTTCGCGCGCGAAAGCGATTATCCTAAACCGGAAGATGCTTTAAAAGATCTTTTTGTTTAA